From Hydractinia symbiolongicarpus strain clone_291-10 chromosome 11, HSymV2.1, whole genome shotgun sequence, the proteins below share one genomic window:
- the LOC130614242 gene encoding uncharacterized protein LOC130614242, whose translation MTDSSNGSLDVDNPCLLIFHQAPMMKMKWFVDSQMKEPSMENNPDHSHDYLSSGEEILPGDEYYANNIQNECFELQDATNEIQMLSDTESGSSTFGISECSSHETDFSENEILANENVDELLYENSNITVLSFSHLLLLFSVKHNLSGEATKNLLKLFATVLPENNKCPLTMSKLKKISKQFQHRKTHYQVCQHCHSQLDKQLHCFNEVCRESHPIQDALSFYILDIESQLRSIVTGKLNKFETLFLLVSVCLKYIHERSKTKFLYIFFYIFFILYILIYVLFIFRESFTYC comes from the exons ATGACGGACAGCAGCAACGGTTCACTAGATGTAGACAATCCATGCTTGTTGATATTCCATCAGG CTCCGATGATGAAGATGAAGTGGTTTGTAGACAGCCAAAT gaAAGAACCGTCAATGGAGAATAATCCAGATCATTCTCATGATTATTTGTCAAGCGGCGAAGAGATTTTACCTGGAGATGAATATTATGCCAATAATATACAAAATG AATGCTTCGAACTTCAAGATGCTACGAATGAAATACAAATGCTTTCAGATACAGAAAGTGGATCAAGTACATTTGGAATATCTGAATGCAGTTCCCATGAAACCGATTTTTCTGAAAATGAAATTCTTGCAAATGAAAATGTGGACGAGCTCTTATATGAAAATTCGAATATCACTGTGTTATCTTTCAGTCATTTGCTGCTATTGTTTTCTGTCAAACACAATCTGTCTGGTGAAGCAACTAAAAATTTGTTGAAGTTATTTGCTACTGTATTACCGGAAAACAATAAATGTCCTCTCACTATGTCAAAgctcaaaaaaatatcaaagcaATTTCAACATAGAAAAACACATTACCAAGTATGTCAGCATTGCCACAGCCAACTGGATAAACAATTGCATTGTTTTAATGAAGTATGTAGGGAGAGTCATCCAATACAAGATGCACTATCCTTTTACATCCTTGATATTGAATCACAATTGAGAAGTATAGTTACAGGTAAGTTGAATAAAtttgaaactttatttttattagtgTCAGTGTGTTTAAAGTACATACATGAACGAagtaaaacaaagtttttatatatttttttttatatattttttattttatatattttaatatatgttttatttatatttagagAATCATTCACATATTGTTGA
- the LOC130613537 gene encoding uncharacterized protein LOC130613537 yields the protein MSLLKITHGSFNQSHSMFGESAGKQCACCSLYAVSFSTRVKSPGNWNVNDIDFIITEADKLYKSLNKNTYLTVPDLPNSVPIFGSNVTITYLDKEYGLLSSYSIPRFLSNLNNSIGDGLLFFVKFICVAILPKKNCVYLFDSHSRNNCGQPTPDGFSSLMKFQRKRDLEIYLHTTYIDLTTVDEPYELQYISIDSDEEVSLSRLYSNKVNREKSRLRMATEANKEKCKIRHATDTNKEKAKKQHATEENKQKAKKQQATEHSRDQSRKRKATVSNKEKANTYNNADAKRKQKSAKTINDCILNFQKAIQNGPYYVCIVCNRSLYKKTVKLFSKNNYEVSLYYVFTDVLCFDSHAYICITCDKYLKKAEIPPQAVWNKLNIVDLPNEIQCLNRLEQILISKRILFKKIAVMPKGQQQKIKGAICNVPIQVEAVNNCLPQGIDSSGVLFVKLKRKLAYRGHVVFQSVRPELLNEALQYLKNFNSFYSDVLIRMDNITQEFLSLCDTDAMVDTNEFSVTVDIDDDNLEAENPLSMNCASSDEMCVIPNFQNPDDEVLDIAPGENKQPQSFFSDQYCEELAFPFLFPTGKFGYKVARPVYLTATKYFNQRLLNFSQRFSSNADYIFFAHYVMQQSNLFNQINIATKKVKGTITAGQLQINFHETVRSFICEGQGYQFMNSIKGTPAYWKHFLYDVLAMVKQLGLPSYFLTLSCADLRWDELVVIIGKLNNIDVSSNELDYFRRCSILNQNPVLTARHFQYRVENFFREILLHKSSPIGQVANYAIKVEFQFRGSPHIHAFLWLLDSPTLTNETTDSYTSFVDNTIRADLPDPLIEPELHNLVSQYQIHSHSNSCRKYKNIPCRFNYGRFFTDRTVIASPLPENMSDSEKLSLLSERTKVLKKVKLFIDENLDPSKPNYLSDSCKSIPEILLELHISEVDYYRVLAISPNQDFEIYYHRPPNSCFVNNYFAAGLLAWKANLDLQPVFNYYKAVSYMCSYFSKSENESSLAMKKAAEESENLNLPDRMRKLALAFLSHRQCSLQEAVYQVLPELWLRKCFPGIVFANTNLPDKRYRVCKSEEELEELPPDSTDVFKRNSLDRYMDRPNVTFKRGQYYMINNLCFAEFLAYYVLDTSKKLDIVNDYQPEVLLDDDEICNPLLRLPKSVPLMSSKEKLKRRNKKRVVRYHTPNPVNKAEEYAHHLLMLFYPFRKESDLLSEVGNSYVVKLNDPEVLSIVNENKARFEPWGDMVNNVLMNADFSPRTDQFAQQENDNVEENVVRDNEYQGEQAQGLNAAASSNAGHTSTQINLMSDDSINELIRSLNEKQRFLFDVINRWARRSSCIEKPNLLLLAPTGVAAVNINGTTIHSALGISVESRGLTLHKLPDKKRCKLRQELSDVKGIIIDEISMVSNKLLLYVHQRLIEIFGCVSDFSKPFAGLTIILVGDLHQLPPVMQKPIYAEFSDELYNIYPLWRNFQMCELTEVMRQRGDTVLIDLLNNVRLGTLSSQDEHLIRSRFIDENSKHYPINALHIYAENEPARVHNARLLNSLNSALITIDAIDQVPKEVPSHVYERIQNLSQSRTGGLAFQLSLKIGAKAMLTSNIDIPDKLINGQIGTIVHVVAQNDSIKTIYVEFDNLNVGTSKIRSDRLAQQLNAVPIDRVTTEIRTNEKKLSSPVIKRTQFPLMLSWACTVHKVQGLSLQEVVISFNLLKQRSFNNGQMYVALSRVTSLQGLHLIGVFKSSAINVDDKAKKEYQYLRENQSLSFTTDLVAKESEHSILSLVVCNVRSLRKHCKDLSCDKTLSSSDIILCTETQLTNTENLTDIMIDGFKLTCNNDNEHRFSSLAMYYKNKIELLDHFKINGFSVLEVLNSHNLPLKIKILLLYKKKDMLVGQFLETLGYLSVSMNIDIVVGDFNLKPNALLEQTLNGYEQVVSEPTHLGGSILDHVYIKKSLLEQFLVYVSVKSLFFTDHEAITISLRNK from the exons ATGTCTCTCCTGAAAATTACTCATGGATCGTTTAATCAATCCCATTCTATGTTCGGCGAAAGTGCTGGAAAACAGTGTGCATGTTGTAGCTTGTATGCagtttctttttcaactagagtaAAGTCCCCAGGTAATTGGAATGTTAATGATATTGATTTTATCATTACAGAAGCAGATAAACTATACAAATCTCTCAATAAAAACACATACCTTACGGTACCTGATCTACCAAACAGTGTGCCTATATTTGGATCTAATGTTACAATTActtatttagataaagaatatGGTCTTTTAAGTAGCTATTCTATTCCGCGCTTTTTGTCAAATTTGAATAACTCAATTGGAGACGGGTTACTTTTTTTCGTGAAATTTATTTGTGTTGCGATACTCCCTAAAAAGAACTGTGTCTACTTGTTTGATTCTCATAGCAGAAATAACTGCGGTCAGCCAACACCTGatggtttttcttctttaatgaaATTCCAAAGAAAGAGAGATTTAGAAATATACCTTCATACAACCTACATTGATCTAACGACAGTTGATGAGCCATATGAATTACAATACATAAGTATTGATTCAGATGAAGAAGTAAGTCTTTCTCGACTATATTCTAACAAAGTCAATAGAGAAAAGAGTCGTTTACGCATGGCAACGGAAGCCAACaaggaaaaatgtaaaataagacATGCAACTGATACCAACAAGGAGAAAGCTAAAAAGCAGCATGCAACTGAGGAGAATAAgcaaaaagctaaaaaacaGCAAGCAACAGAACACAGCAGGGATCAATCTAGAAAACGAAAGGCAACTGTTTCCAATAAGGAGAAAGCAAATACATATAACAATGCTGATGCTAAGCGCAAACAAAAAAGTGCTAAAACAATAAATgattgcattttaaatttcCAGAAAGCTATTCAGAATGGCCCCTACTATGTCTGCATAGTTTGTAATAGGAGCCTTTACAAGAAAACTGTAAAATTATTTAGCAAAAACAATTATGAAGTAAGTTTATACTATGTGTTTACAGATGTTCTATGCTTTGATTCTCATGCTTACATTTGCATAACTTGCgataagtatttaaaaaaagctgagATACCCCCGCAGGCTGTTTGGAATAAGTTAAATATTGTTGATCTTCCTAATGAAATTCAATGTTTAAACAGACTTGAGCAAATTCTGATttcaaaaagaatattatttaaaaaaatagctgtTATGCCTAAAGGTcaacaacaaaagataaaagGTGCTATTTGCAATGTTCCTATTCAAGTAGAAGCCGTTAATAACTGTCTTCCTCAGGGTATAGATAGTAGTGGTGTATTGTTTGTTAAACTGAAGAGAAAATTGGCTTATCGAGGCCATGTTGTGTTTCAAAGTGTACGTCCTGAGCTTTTAAACGAAGCCCtacaatatttgaaaaatttcaaTTCCTTTTACTCAGATGTGCTGATAAGAATGGATAATATAACCCAGGAATTTTTAAGTTTATGTGATACAGATGCTATGGTTGACACAAATGAATTTTCAGTAACAGTTGACATTGATGATGACAATTTAGAAGCTGAAAACCCCCTAAGTATGAATTGTGCAAGTAGCGATGAAATGTGTGTTATACCAAATTTCCAAAATCCAGATGATGAGGTTTTAGATATTGCTCCTGGTGAGAATAAACAACcacaatcttttttttctgaCCAATACTGTGAGGAGCTTGCATTTCCCTTTTTATTTCCCACTGGAAAATTTGGGTATAAGGTTGCTAGACCAGTGTACTTGACAGCGACAAAATATTTCAACCAGCGTTTGTTAAATTTTTCCCAGCGCTTTTCTTCAAATgctgattatatattttttgctcatTATGTAATGCAACAGTCAAATTTGTTTAATCAAATAAATATTGCAACGAAAAAGGTAAAGGGCACAATAACGGCTGGGCAGTTGCAAATTAATTTTCATGAAACAGTTCGTTCTTTTATTTGTGAAGGTCAAGGTTACCAATTTATGAACTCTATTAAAGGAACACCTGCTTATTGGAAACATTTTCTTTACGATGTTTTAGCAATGGTTAAACAGTTAGGATTGCCATCATACTTCCTTACTCTGTCATGTGCAGATTTGAGATGGGATGAACTGGTAGTGATAATAGGAAAATTGAATAACATTGATGTTAGCAGTAACGAATTGGATTATTTTAGACGTTGTAGTATTCTTAATCAAAACCCAGTTTTAACTGCAAGGCACTTTCAATACAGAGTAGAGAATTTCTTTAGAGAAATTTTGCTTCATAAGAGTAGTCCTATTGGCCAAGTAGCTAATTATGCTATTAAAGTCGAATTTCAGTTTAGAGGTTCACCCCACATCCATGCTTTTCTTTGGTTGTTAGATTCACCAACTCTTACAAACGAAACCACAGACAGTTACACATCTTTTGTTGATAATACAATACGCGCAGACCTCCCTGATCCATTAATTGAGCCTGAATTACACAACCTTGTCTCTCAATATCAAATCCACTCTCATTCAAATTCTTGTCGCAAATACAAGAACATTCCATGTCGTTTTAATTATGGACGTTTCTTTACTGATCGAACAGTTATAGCCAGTCCATTACCAGAGAATATGTCTGATTCTGAAAAATTGAGTTTATTATCAGAAAGAACTAAAGTATtaaagaaagtcaaattatttaTCGATGAAAATTTAGACCCTAGTAAGCCTAACTACTTGAGCGACAGCTGCAAGTCCATACCAGAGATTTTATTGGAACTTCACATATCAGAAGTTGACTATTATAGGGTTTTAGCAATATCTCCAAATCAAGACTTTGAAATATACTATCATCGACCACCAAATTCatgttttgtaaataattactttGCAGCAGGACTTTTAGCTTGGAAAGCCAATTTGGACTTGCAGCCTGTGTTCAATTATTATAAAGCAGTGTCATATATGTgttcttatttctctaaatcgGAAAATGAGTCATCTCTTGCAATGAAAAAGGCAGCTGAAGAGTCTGAAAATTTAAACTTGCCAGATCGTATGAGAAAATTAGCCTTAGCATTTTTATCACACCGCCAATGTTCATTACAGGAAGCTGTTTATCAGGTATTGCCAGAGTTATGGTTACGTAAATGTTTCCCAGGAATTGTGTTTGCTAATACAAATTTGCCTGATAAAAGATACAGAGTTTGTAAATCTgaagaagaattagaagaatTGCCTCCAGATAGTACAGATGTTTTTAAGCGCAATAGTTTAGATCGATACATGGATCGACCCAATGTTACATTTAAGCGTGGTCAATATTATATGATTAACAATTTATGTTTTGCTGAATTTCTTGCGTATTATGTGCTGGACACAAGTAAAAAGCTTGACATAGTAAATGATTATCAACCAGAGGTTCTTTTAGATGATGATGAAATTTGTAATCCCTTATTGCGTTTACCTAAGTCTGTTCCTCTGATGTCTtccaaagaaaaattgaaacggAGAAATAAAAAGCGTGTTGTCCGTTATCATACTCCTAATCCAGTTAATAAAGCGGAAGAGTATGCCCACCATTTGTTGATGTTATTTTACCCCTTCAGAAAGGAATCTGATTTACTTAGCGAAGTTGGAAATTCTTATGTTGTTAAACTTAATGATCCTGAGGTTCTGAGCATTGTTAATGAGAACAAGGCTAGATTTGAACCATGGGGTGATATGGTAAATAATGTTTTAATGAATGCTGATTTTTCACCTCGAACTGATCAATTTGCGCAACAAGAGAATGACAATGTTGAGGAAAATGTAGTTAGGGATAATGAATATCAAGGTGAACAAGCTCAAGGTTTAAATGCTGCAGCTTCTTCGAATGCAGGGCACACATCAACACAGATTAATTTAATGTCAGATGATAGTATTAATGAATTAATACGTAGTTTAAACGAAAAACAACGTTTTCTTTTTGACGTAATTAATAGATGGGCCCGAAG GTCTTCATGCATTGAAAAACCAAATTTGCTTTTGCTTGCACCGACAGGTGTTGCAGCAGTGAATATCAATGGAACCACAATACATTCAGCTTTAGGAATTTCTGTAGAGTCTCGTGGGTTAACCCTTCACAAGCTTCCAGATAAAAAGAGATGTAAATTAAGGCAAGAGCTATCAGATGTTAAAGGTATCATTATTGATGAAATATCTATGGTATCCAATAAGTTACTGTTGTATGTGCATCAAAGGTTAATAGAAATATTTGGATGTGTTTCTGATTTTTCAAAACCATTTGCTGGCTTAACAATAATTTTAGTGGGTGATTTGCATCAATTACCCCCCGTAATGCAAAAACCAATTTATGCAGAATTCAGCGATGAATTGTATAACATTTATCCACTATGGCGAAACTTTCAGATGTGTGAATTGACTGAAGTTATGAGACAACGGGGTGATACTGTTCTAATTGACCTACTAAATAATGTTAGGCTAGGAACTCTATCTTCACAGGATGAACATCTCATCCGTTCACGATTCATTGATGAAAATAGTAAACACTACCCAATAAATGCATTGCATATTTATGCAGAAAATGAGCCAGCTAGAGTTCATAATGCAAGATTGTTAAATAGTTTAAACAGCGCTTTGATAACAATAGATGCCATTGATCAAGTTCCGAAAGAAGTCCCTTCTCATGTTTATGAAAGAATTCAAAACTTAAGCCAATCAAGAACTGGTGGATTAGCTTTCCAGTTATCTTTAAAGATAGGTGCTAAGGCAATGTTGACATCTAATATTGACATTCCTGATAAGCTAATAAATGGTCAAATTGGTACAATAGTCCATGTTGTAGCGCAAAATGATTCAATTAAAACCATTTATGTTGAATTTGACAATCTAAATGTTGGAACAAGTAAAATACGTTCAGACAGACTTGCACAACAATTAAATGCAGTACCAATTGATCGAGTGACTACCGAAATAAGAACAAACGAGAAAAAACTTTCCTCTCCGGTCATTAAACGTACCCAATTTCCTTTAATGTTATCATGGGCTTGTACTGTACACAAAGTTCAAGGCCTAAGTTTACAAGAGGTTGTCATTAGTTTTAATTTGCTGAAACAGAGATCATTCAATAATGGACAGATGTATGTAGCTCTCAGCCGTGTAACGTCTTTGCAAGGGCTCCACTTAATAGGGGTGTTCAAGTCCAGTGCCATCAATGTTGACGACAAAGCTAAAAAAGAATATCAGTATTTAAGAGAAAATCAAAGTTTAAGTTTTACAACAGATTTGGTGGCAAAGGAATCTGAACATAGCATATTGTCTTTAGTTGTTTGTAATGTAAGATCATTGCGTAAGCATTGCAAAGATTTATCTTGTGATAAAACACTTTCATCTAGTGATATTATTCTCTGCACTGAAACGCAACTGACAAATACTGAAAATTTAACAGATATCATGATTGATGGTTTTAAATTGACGTGTAATAATGATAATGAACACAGATTTTCTAGCTTAGCAatgtattacaaaaacaaaattgaattACTAGATCATTTCAAAATTAATGGTTTTTCTGTTTTAGAAGTTTTAAATAGCCATAATCTTccattgaaaattaaaatattgttattgtacaaaaaaaaagatatgcTAGTTGGACAATTTTTAGAAACTCTAGGCTACCTTTCTGTGTCTATGAACATTGATATTGTTGTTGGTGATTTTAATCTAAAACCAAATGCACTGCTAGAACAAACGCTTAATGGTTATGAACAGGTTGTTTCAGAACCAACGCATTTAGGGGGGTCGATACTAGATCAtgtatacataaaaaaatcgttATTAGAACAGTTTCTTGTTTATGTGAGTGTAAAAAGTTTGTTCTTTACTGACCATGAGGCCATTACAATTTCTCTTAGAAATAAATAG
- the LOC130614240 gene encoding uncharacterized protein LOC130614240, whose amino-acid sequence MDSSKKSSQSGKRGAKDSSSSSKDSSSSSKDSSSSSKDSSSSSSSDGALTCYLHDLSPVKRARNSSVGYYNFTVQTDETVHRGVSFRMDLRDKIEKAAESKSPVKLVNYKRKANWKDNSLQDIEVNRNTRLEECKAGFAHKNIKKDVAKRQKIKTVLDSGYDKQMVTIIGYIDIDNVAISTMDSSAKRTDTFVNDDSGIVLVSFWNEIANQLSTSGTYELQNLSVRELNSTPVETVLTTTSESLILPWTKGNAIKQSSPPYQLKKSLHFPIKSVSISQKVYKCPRCFTQIEESTLGQDFFRCAKCKNSTKFSSLSSNVTIQLITNEGQEVVMYSTQLNQYLLAKRESVEVDDEDQVCKVLLLDEKSVISVNHRNVVIDF is encoded by the exons ATGGACTCCAGCAAGAAGAGCAGTCAAAGTGGGAAAAGAGGGGCAAAAGACTCCTCCTCCAGTAGTAAAGACTCCTCCTCCAGTAGTAAAGACTCCTCCTCCAGTAGTAAAGACTCCTCCTCGAGTAGTTCGAGCGACG GTGCCTTGACATGTTACCTCCATGATCTCAGTCCAGTCAAAAGGGCAAGAAATAGCAGTGTTGGTTATTACAATTTCACTGTCCAAACTGATGAAACTGTTCACCGTGGTGTGTCATTTCGAATGGATTTGAGGGATAAGATAGAAAAAGCAGCTGAATCGAAGAGTCCCGTAAAGTTGGTTAATTATAAACGCAAAGCGAACTGGAAAGATAACAGCCTCCAGGACATTGAAGTCAATAGAAACACCAGATTGGAGGAGTGTAAAGCTGGTTTCGctcacaaaaacatcaaaaaggaTGTTGCCAAAcgtcaaaaaatcaaaactgtgCTTGATAGTGGTTATGATAAACAGATGGTTACTATAATAGGATATATTGACATTGATAATGTGGCTATTTCAACTATGGATTCGTCTGCAAAAAGAACTGATACATTCGTTAACGATGACAGTGGGATTGTTTTGGTTTCCTTTTGGAATGAAATCGCAAATCAGCTGAGCACGAGTGGTACCTATGAATTACAAAATCTTTCCGTACGGGAGTTAAATTCAACCCCTGTTGAAACTGTTCTCACTACAACCAGCGAATCATTGATCTTGCCCTGGACGAAaggtaatgcaataaaacaatcGTCTCCACCATATCAGCTAAAGAAGTCCTTGCATTTTCCCATAAAAAGTGTTTCAATCAGCCAGAAGGTATATAAATGTCCTCGGTGTTTTACTCAAATTGAAGAATCTACGCTTGGACAAGATTTTTTTCGTTGCGCCAAATGTAAAAATAGTACAAAATTTTCTTCGTTGTCATCAAATGTTACGATCCAGTTAATAACGAATGAAGGACAAGAAGTGGTTATGTATAGCACTCAGCTTAACCAATATCTCCTAGCGAAAAGGGAAAGTGTTGAAGTTGACGATGAAGACCAAGTATGCAAGGTTTTGCTGTTGGATGAAAAATCTGTGATTTCTGTTAATCACCGTAATGTTGTCATTGACttctaa
- the LOC130614243 gene encoding uncharacterized protein LOC130614243, producing MSQFVSERLQTKQLCNSNVDQVISEIRTVVLFPEEGTYTVLNERMTKRFMRYNIGDVISLTQDNRTFATKIIFRGSEKECNKKCIDLENDLRKKGAESSYHGSEDDSDDESIVNEPPTKVSRLTEEINKEKLRLKQTLPGANVSALINQRDPFQETTDRRHQPIYTSTPPASEKRSSRPKIEEKQDTDLLKLILEECRKTNVLLQELVNKGDNSTVGQVSNDPADKLNRGDYVLDDGTNLLDVPRKDVVHVSSISKSDGTG from the exons ATGTCTCAATTTGTCAGCGAAAGGTTACAAACTAAACAGCTTTGCAATTCAAATGTTGATCAAG taATTTCAGAAATCCGAACAGTTGTATTGTTTCCTGAGGAGGGAACCTATACGGTTCTCAATGAGAGAATGACAAAACGGTTTATGAGGTACAACATAGGAGATGTTATTTCCCTCACCCAAGATAATAGGacatttgcaacaaaaatcattttcagag GGTCAGAAAAAGAGTGCAATAAAAAATGCATAGATTTGGAAAATGATTTGAGAAAGAAAGGAGCAGAATCAAGCTACCATGGTTCTGAAG ATGATTCAGACGACGAATCTATTGTAAACGAACCTCCAACAAAAGTATCTAGGCTAACTGAAG AAATAAATAAAGAGAAGTTACGGCTTAAACAGACATTGCCAGGGGCAAATGTGAGTGCGCTAATTAATCAAAGGGATCCGTTTCAAGAAACCACTGAT AGAAGACATCAACCTATATACACATCAACGCCACCTGCCTCAGAAAAAAGGTCATCACGACCAAAAATTGAAGAGAAACAAGAT ACTGATctcttaaaattaatattggAGGAATGTAGGAAAACAAATGTATTGCTACAAGAGCTTGTCAATAAg ggtGATAATTCGACAGTGGGGCAGGTTTCAAATGACCCAGCAGATAAATTGAACCGTGGTGACTAT GTACTTGATGATGGCACAAATCTGCTGGATGTTCCTCGAAAAGATGTGGTGCATGTGTCGAGCATCAGTAAATCAGATGGGACAggataa